The Salmo salar chromosome ssa06, Ssal_v3.1, whole genome shotgun sequence genome window below encodes:
- the ern1 gene encoding serine/threonine-protein kinase/endoribonuclease IRE1 isoform X5, which yields MDWTVSSRALLWCIFTLLCSIDPLQMSFCRASTVSLPDSLLFVSTLDGNLHAVSKKSGSIKWTLKEDPVLQVPTHVAEPAFLPDPNDGSLYSLGGKNNEGLTKLPFTIPELVQASPCRSSDGIIYMGKKQDLWYVVDLLTGEKQQTLTSSFAEMLCPSSSLLYLGRTEYTITMYDTKSRQLRWNATYFDYASTLPDDDTKYKMAHFVSNGDGLVVTVDSESGDVQWIQNYNSPVVAMYIWQREGLCKVPLTNVAVETLRYLTFMSGEVGRITQWKYPFPKEKKPKNKLMATLYVGKYSTSLYASPSLVHDGVTVVPRGSTFPMLEGPNSQEVTMEEECVITPRTSVKFNSALRERNRINFMRNHLLLIGHHETPPDAHNEILEKFPDSIPRQQGNVIPPTTEKTLEEKVNESDMGEGPTVGPSPPVVTSIQEQPGRTTPVRVEAPVDSMLKDMATIIFSTFLLAGWVAFIIIYPKSVHKQQQLQHEQFQRQLDERLDLLRRQPFPPPGTDLPLLAPDADSDHSSPNGTPNITPRASNHSNLSVPELGSSANEHEDGDEDSNMVRIGKITFRPKNVLGHGAEGTIVYKGQFDNRAVAVKRILPECFSFADREVDLLRESDEHPNVIRYFCTERDRQFQYIAIELCAASLQEYVERQDFDRHGLEPVMLLQQTMSGLAHLHSLNIVHRDLKPHNILVSMPNAHGRARAMISDFGLCKKLAVGRHSFSRRSGVPGTEGWIAPEVLSEDSKDNPTCTVDIFSAGCVFYYVVSWGCHPFGKSLQRQANILLGAYSLDQLQPHKHEDIVATDLIEQMLNMEPQRRPSAESVLKHPFFWSLEKQLQFFQDLSDRIEKEPLDGPIVRQLERGGRAVVKLDWREHITVPLQTDLRKFRSYKGGSVRDLLRAMRNKKHHYRELPAEVQETLGSIPDDFVSYFTSRFPHLLRHTYLAMHTCAHERSFLPYYSSSEQLSWIRTPYTHPGPKATPTLQTHTSQPEEPTPSNTVPSQPEMVSNTIPSTEPIQSVTVSDSTLIQSLSITTTPPQSVPTTSLPVQLVLPTSLPTSPTSLPVQPVLPTSSPTSLPVQPVLPTSSPTSLPVQPVLPTSLPTSLPVQPVLPTSSATSLPVQPVLPTSPPPSSTLPDLPPQTVLPSEPPTPSETPLQIPSHLNHTYCQCHIQPHRTRSLPESRRGVVDECCTEERCLTSGHILGLCCSVLCW from the exons AAACTGCCTTTCACCatacctgagctggtccaggcgTCTCCCTGCCGCAGCTCTGACGGGATCATCTACATGG GTAAGAAACAGGACCTGTGGTATGTGGTGGACCTGTTGACAGGGGAGAAGCAGCAGACCCTCACTTCCTCCTTTGCTGAGATGCtgtgtccctcctcctccctgctctaCCTGGGACGCACCG AGTACACTATCACCATGTACGACACCAAGAGTAGACAGCTCCGCTGGAATGCCACCTACTTCGACTACGCCTCCACGCTGCCTGACGACGACACCAAATACA AGATGGCCCACTTTGTCTCCAATGGTGACGGACTGGTGGTGACAGTGGACAGTGAGTCGGGTGACGTCCAGTGGATCCAGAATTACAACTCCCCCGTGGTGGCCATGTACATATGGCAGCGCGAGGGCCTGTGCAAGGTGCCGCTCACCAACGTCGCTGTGGAAACGCTGCGCTACCTCACCTTCATGTCAGGCGAGGTGGGCCGCATCACGCAGTGGAAGTATCCCTTCCCCAAGGAGAAGAAGCCCAAGAACAAGCTCAT GGCCACACTCTACGTAGGCAAGTACTCCACCAGCCTGTACGCATCGCCCTCCCTGGTGCATGATGGGGTCACGGTCGTG CCCCGCGGCAGCACCTTCCCCATGCTGGAGGGTCCTAACAGCCAGGAGGTAACAATGGAGGAGGAGTGTGTGATCACCCCCAGGACCAGCGTCAAATTCAACTCTGCCCTGAGGGAACGCAACCGCATCAACTTCATGAGGAACCACCTGCTCCTCATAG GTCATCATGAGACGCCTCCTGATGCCCATAACGAGATCCTGGAGAAGTTCCCTGACAGTATCCCACGCCAGCAGGGCAATGTCATCCCCCCCACCACAGAGAAGACCCTAGAGGAG AAGGTGAATGAGAGTGACATGGGAGAAGGCCCCACTGTGGGCCCCAGCCCCCCGGTGGTCACCTCCATCCAGGAGCAGCCGGGGCGGACCACACCGGTGAGGGTGGAGGCCCCTGTGGACTCCATGCTTAAAGACATGGCCACCATCATTTTCAGCACCTTCCTCCTGGCTGGCTGGGTAGCCTTCATCATCATCTACCCCAAG agTGTTCACAAACAGCAGCAGCTGCAGCATGAACAGTTCCAGAGGCAGTTGGATGAGCGGCTGGATCTCCTGAGGAGACAGCCGTTCCCTCCCCCAGGGACCGACCTGCCCCTGCTGGCCCCGGACGCTGACTCAGACCACAGCAGCCCCAACGGCACCCCCAACATCACCCCACGTGCATCCAACCACTCCAACCTGTCTGTGCCCGAGCTGGGCAGCTCCGCCAATGAACACGAGGACGGAG ATGAGGACTCCAACATGGTCAGAATTGGAAAGATAACGTTCcgtcccaaaaatgttttgggacacgGTGCAGAGGGAACCATCGTGTATAA GGGTCAGTTTGACAACCGTGCCGTGGCAGTCAAGAGGATCCTCCCAGAATGCTTCAGCTTTGCTGACCGTGAGGTGGACCTGCTGCGCGAGTCGGACGAGCACCCCAACGTCATCCGCTACTTCTGTACAGAGAGGGACCGCCAGTTCCAGTACATCGCTATAGAGCTGTGTGCCGCCTCACTGCAAGAG TATGTGGAGAGACAGGATTTTGATCGGCATGGACTGGAGCCTGTGATGCTGCTGCAGCAGACCATGTCAGGACTGGCACACCTGCACTCCCTCAATATAG TGCACAGAGACCTGAAGCCCCACAACATCCTGGTGTCCATGCCCAACGCGCACGGCCGGGCGCGGGCCATGATCTCCGACTTTGGCCTGTGTAAGAAGCTGGCGGTGGGCCGACACAGCTTCAGCAGGAGGTCCGGGGTGCCCGGCACCGAGGGGTGGATCGCCCCAGAGGTCCTCAGTGAGGACAGCAAGGACAACCCT aCGTGCACGGTGGACATCTTCTCTGCAGGCTGTGTGTTCTACTATGTAGTGTCCTGGGGATGTCATCCCTTTGGCAAGTCCCTGCAGAGGCAAGCCAACATACTGCTGGGTGCCTACAGCCTGGACCAGCTACAGCCCCACAAACATG AGGACATTGTGGCCACAGACCTGATAGAACAGATGCTGAATATGGAGCCCCAGAGGAGGCCTTCTGCTGAGAGCGTGCTCAAACACCCCTTCTTCTGGAGCCTGGAGAAACAACTGCAGTTCTTCCAG GACTTGAGTGACAGGATAGAGAAGGAGCCGCTGGACGGACCAATCGTAAGGCAGTTGGAGCGAGGGGGGCGGGCCGTGGTGAAGCTGGACTGGAGGGAACACATCACAGTGCCTCTACAGACCG ATCTACGTAAATTCCGGTCGTATAAAGGAGGGTCTGTCAGAGATCTTCTCCgcgccatgagaaacaag AAGCACCATTACAGGGAGTTACCAGCAGAGGTCCAGGAGACTCTGGGCTCTATCCCTGATGACTTTGTCTCCTACTTCACCTCCCGCTTCCCCCACCTGCTGCGCCACACCTACCTGGCCATGCACACCTGTGCCCACGAGAGGTCATTCCTTCCCTACTACTCCAGCTCAGAGCAGCTCTCCTGGATACGGACTCCCTACACACACCCCGGGCCCAAGGCCACACCCACGCTGCAGACACACACGTCGCAGCCAGAGGAACCCACACCGTCAAATACAGTACCCTCACAGCCTGAGATGGTGTCAAACACAATTCCATCCACAGAACCCATACAGTCAGTGACCGTATCagactctacactcatacagtcACTGTCAATCACAACAACACCCCCACAGTCAGTGCCAACCACATCATTACCAGTCCAACTAGTACTGCCTACATCATTACCCACATCACCCAC ATCATTACCAGTCCAACCAGTACTGCCTACATCATCACCCACATCATTACCAGTCCAACCAGTACTGCCTACATCATCACCCACATCATTACCAGTCCAACCAGTACTGCCTACATCATTACCCACATCATTACCAGTCCAACCAGTACTGCCTACATCATCAGCCACATCATTACCAGTCCAACCAGTACTGCCTACATCACCCCCACCCTCATCCACACTGCCAGACCTGCCTCCACAGACAGTGTTGCCCTCAGAACCCCCCACACCATCAGAAACCCCCTTACAGATCCCGTCCCACCTGAACCACACATACTGCCAGTGCCACATCCAGCCACACCGGACACGGAGCCTGCCTGAGAGCCGACGAGGGGTGGTGGATGAGTGCTGCACAGAGGAGCGTTGCCTTACGAGTGGACACATACTGGGGCTCTGTTGCTCTGTCCTGTGCTGGTGA
- the ern1 gene encoding serine/threonine-protein kinase/endoribonuclease IRE1 isoform X2: MDWTVSSRALLWCIFTLLCSIDPLQMSFCRASTVSLPDSLLFVSTLDGNLHAVSKKSGSIKWTLKEDPVLQVPTHVAEPAFLPDPNDGSLYSLGGKNNEGLTKLPFTIPELVQASPCRSSDGIIYMGKKQDLWYVVDLLTGEKQQTLTSSFAEMLCPSSSLLYLGRTEYTITMYDTKSRQLRWNATYFDYASTLPDDDTKYKMAHFVSNGDGLVVTVDSESGDVQWIQNYNSPVVAMYIWQREGLCKVPLTNVAVETLRYLTFMSGEVGRITQWKYPFPKEKKPKNKLMATLYVGKYSTSLYASPSLVHDGVTVVPRGSTFPMLEGPNSQEVTMEEECVITPRTSVKFNSALRERNRINFMRNHLLLIGHHETPPDAHNEILEKFPDSIPRQQGNVIPPTTEKTLEEKVNESDMGEGPTVGPSPPVVTSIQEQPGRTTPVRVEAPVDSMLKDMATIIFSTFLLAGWVAFIIIYPKSVHKQQQLQHEQFQRQLDERLDLLRRQPFPPPGTDLPLLAPDADSDHSSPNGTPNITPRASNHSNLSVPELGSSANEHEDGDEDSNMVRIGKITFRPKNVLGHGAEGTIVYKGQFDNRAVAVKRILPECFSFADREVDLLRESDEHPNVIRYFCTERDRQFQYIAIELCAASLQEYVERQDFDRHGLEPVMLLQQTMSGLAHLHSLNIVHRDLKPHNILVSMPNAHGRARAMISDFGLCKKLAVGRHSFSRRSGVPGTEGWIAPEVLSEDSKDNPTCTVDIFSAGCVFYYVVSWGCHPFGKSLQRQANILLGAYSLDQLQPHKHEDIVATDLIEQMLNMEPQRRPSAESVLKHPFFWSLEKQLQFFQDLSDRIEKEPLDGPIVRQLERGGRAVVKLDWREHITVPLQTDLRKFRSYKGGSVRDLLRAMRNKKHHYRELPAEVQETLGSIPDDFVSYFTSRFPHLLRHTYLAMHTCAHERSFLPYYSSSEQLSWIRTPYTHPGPKATPTLQTHTSQPEEPTPSNTVPSQPEMVSNTIPSTEPIQSVTVSDSTLIQSLSITTTPPQSVPTTSLPVQLVLPTSLPTSPTSLPVQPVLPTSSPTSLPIQPVLPTSSATSLPVQPVLPTSSPTSLPVQPVLPTSSPTSLPVQPVLPTSLPTSATSLPVQPVLPTSPPPSSTLPDLPPQTVLPSEPPTPSETPLQIPSHLNHTYCQCHIQPHRTRSLPESRRGVVDECCTEERCLTSGHILGLCCSVLCW, from the exons AAACTGCCTTTCACCatacctgagctggtccaggcgTCTCCCTGCCGCAGCTCTGACGGGATCATCTACATGG GTAAGAAACAGGACCTGTGGTATGTGGTGGACCTGTTGACAGGGGAGAAGCAGCAGACCCTCACTTCCTCCTTTGCTGAGATGCtgtgtccctcctcctccctgctctaCCTGGGACGCACCG AGTACACTATCACCATGTACGACACCAAGAGTAGACAGCTCCGCTGGAATGCCACCTACTTCGACTACGCCTCCACGCTGCCTGACGACGACACCAAATACA AGATGGCCCACTTTGTCTCCAATGGTGACGGACTGGTGGTGACAGTGGACAGTGAGTCGGGTGACGTCCAGTGGATCCAGAATTACAACTCCCCCGTGGTGGCCATGTACATATGGCAGCGCGAGGGCCTGTGCAAGGTGCCGCTCACCAACGTCGCTGTGGAAACGCTGCGCTACCTCACCTTCATGTCAGGCGAGGTGGGCCGCATCACGCAGTGGAAGTATCCCTTCCCCAAGGAGAAGAAGCCCAAGAACAAGCTCAT GGCCACACTCTACGTAGGCAAGTACTCCACCAGCCTGTACGCATCGCCCTCCCTGGTGCATGATGGGGTCACGGTCGTG CCCCGCGGCAGCACCTTCCCCATGCTGGAGGGTCCTAACAGCCAGGAGGTAACAATGGAGGAGGAGTGTGTGATCACCCCCAGGACCAGCGTCAAATTCAACTCTGCCCTGAGGGAACGCAACCGCATCAACTTCATGAGGAACCACCTGCTCCTCATAG GTCATCATGAGACGCCTCCTGATGCCCATAACGAGATCCTGGAGAAGTTCCCTGACAGTATCCCACGCCAGCAGGGCAATGTCATCCCCCCCACCACAGAGAAGACCCTAGAGGAG AAGGTGAATGAGAGTGACATGGGAGAAGGCCCCACTGTGGGCCCCAGCCCCCCGGTGGTCACCTCCATCCAGGAGCAGCCGGGGCGGACCACACCGGTGAGGGTGGAGGCCCCTGTGGACTCCATGCTTAAAGACATGGCCACCATCATTTTCAGCACCTTCCTCCTGGCTGGCTGGGTAGCCTTCATCATCATCTACCCCAAG agTGTTCACAAACAGCAGCAGCTGCAGCATGAACAGTTCCAGAGGCAGTTGGATGAGCGGCTGGATCTCCTGAGGAGACAGCCGTTCCCTCCCCCAGGGACCGACCTGCCCCTGCTGGCCCCGGACGCTGACTCAGACCACAGCAGCCCCAACGGCACCCCCAACATCACCCCACGTGCATCCAACCACTCCAACCTGTCTGTGCCCGAGCTGGGCAGCTCCGCCAATGAACACGAGGACGGAG ATGAGGACTCCAACATGGTCAGAATTGGAAAGATAACGTTCcgtcccaaaaatgttttgggacacgGTGCAGAGGGAACCATCGTGTATAA GGGTCAGTTTGACAACCGTGCCGTGGCAGTCAAGAGGATCCTCCCAGAATGCTTCAGCTTTGCTGACCGTGAGGTGGACCTGCTGCGCGAGTCGGACGAGCACCCCAACGTCATCCGCTACTTCTGTACAGAGAGGGACCGCCAGTTCCAGTACATCGCTATAGAGCTGTGTGCCGCCTCACTGCAAGAG TATGTGGAGAGACAGGATTTTGATCGGCATGGACTGGAGCCTGTGATGCTGCTGCAGCAGACCATGTCAGGACTGGCACACCTGCACTCCCTCAATATAG TGCACAGAGACCTGAAGCCCCACAACATCCTGGTGTCCATGCCCAACGCGCACGGCCGGGCGCGGGCCATGATCTCCGACTTTGGCCTGTGTAAGAAGCTGGCGGTGGGCCGACACAGCTTCAGCAGGAGGTCCGGGGTGCCCGGCACCGAGGGGTGGATCGCCCCAGAGGTCCTCAGTGAGGACAGCAAGGACAACCCT aCGTGCACGGTGGACATCTTCTCTGCAGGCTGTGTGTTCTACTATGTAGTGTCCTGGGGATGTCATCCCTTTGGCAAGTCCCTGCAGAGGCAAGCCAACATACTGCTGGGTGCCTACAGCCTGGACCAGCTACAGCCCCACAAACATG AGGACATTGTGGCCACAGACCTGATAGAACAGATGCTGAATATGGAGCCCCAGAGGAGGCCTTCTGCTGAGAGCGTGCTCAAACACCCCTTCTTCTGGAGCCTGGAGAAACAACTGCAGTTCTTCCAG GACTTGAGTGACAGGATAGAGAAGGAGCCGCTGGACGGACCAATCGTAAGGCAGTTGGAGCGAGGGGGGCGGGCCGTGGTGAAGCTGGACTGGAGGGAACACATCACAGTGCCTCTACAGACCG ATCTACGTAAATTCCGGTCGTATAAAGGAGGGTCTGTCAGAGATCTTCTCCgcgccatgagaaacaag AAGCACCATTACAGGGAGTTACCAGCAGAGGTCCAGGAGACTCTGGGCTCTATCCCTGATGACTTTGTCTCCTACTTCACCTCCCGCTTCCCCCACCTGCTGCGCCACACCTACCTGGCCATGCACACCTGTGCCCACGAGAGGTCATTCCTTCCCTACTACTCCAGCTCAGAGCAGCTCTCCTGGATACGGACTCCCTACACACACCCCGGGCCCAAGGCCACACCCACGCTGCAGACACACACGTCGCAGCCAGAGGAACCCACACCGTCAAATACAGTACCCTCACAGCCTGAGATGGTGTCAAACACAATTCCATCCACAGAACCCATACAGTCAGTGACCGTATCagactctacactcatacagtcACTGTCAATCACAACAACACCCCCACAGTCAGTGCCAACCACATCATTACCAGTCCAACTAGTACTGCCTACATCATTACCCACATCACCCACATCATTACCAGTCCAACCAGTACTGCCTACATCATCACCCAC ATCATTACCAATCCAACCAGTACTGCCTACATCATCAGCCACATCATTACCAGTCCAACCAGTACTGCCTACATCATCACCCACATCATTACCAGTCCAACCAGTACTGCCTACATCATCACCCACATCATTACCAGTCCAACCAGTACTGCCTACATCATTACCCA CATCAGCCACATCATTACCAGTCCAACCAGTACTGCCTACATCACCCCCACCCTCATCCACACTGCCAGACCTGCCTCCACAGACAGTGTTGCCCTCAGAACCCCCCACACCATCAGAAACCCCCTTACAGATCCCGTCCCACCTGAACCACACATACTGCCAGTGCCACATCCAGCCACACCGGACACGGAGCCTGCCTGAGAGCCGACGAGGGGTGGTGGATGAGTGCTGCACAGAGGAGCGTTGCCTTACGAGTGGACACATACTGGGGCTCTGTTGCTCTGTCCTGTGCTGGTGA
- the ern1 gene encoding serine/threonine-protein kinase/endoribonuclease IRE1 isoform X3 translates to MDWTVSSRALLWCIFTLLCSIDPLQMSFCRASTVSLPDSLLFVSTLDGNLHAVSKKSGSIKWTLKEDPVLQVPTHVAEPAFLPDPNDGSLYSLGGKNNEGLTKLPFTIPELVQASPCRSSDGIIYMGKKQDLWYVVDLLTGEKQQTLTSSFAEMLCPSSSLLYLGRTEYTITMYDTKSRQLRWNATYFDYASTLPDDDTKYKMAHFVSNGDGLVVTVDSESGDVQWIQNYNSPVVAMYIWQREGLCKVPLTNVAVETLRYLTFMSGEVGRITQWKYPFPKEKKPKNKLMATLYVGKYSTSLYASPSLVHDGVTVVPRGSTFPMLEGPNSQEVTMEEECVITPRTSVKFNSALRERNRINFMRNHLLLIGHHETPPDAHNEILEKFPDSIPRQQGNVIPPTTEKTLEEKVNESDMGEGPTVGPSPPVVTSIQEQPGRTTPVRVEAPVDSMLKDMATIIFSTFLLAGWVAFIIIYPKSVHKQQQLQHEQFQRQLDERLDLLRRQPFPPPGTDLPLLAPDADSDHSSPNGTPNITPRASNHSNLSVPELGSSANEHEDGDEDSNMVRIGKITFRPKNVLGHGAEGTIVYKGQFDNRAVAVKRILPECFSFADREVDLLRESDEHPNVIRYFCTERDRQFQYIAIELCAASLQEYVERQDFDRHGLEPVMLLQQTMSGLAHLHSLNIVHRDLKPHNILVSMPNAHGRARAMISDFGLCKKLAVGRHSFSRRSGVPGTEGWIAPEVLSEDSKDNPTCTVDIFSAGCVFYYVVSWGCHPFGKSLQRQANILLGAYSLDQLQPHKHEDIVATDLIEQMLNMEPQRRPSAESVLKHPFFWSLEKQLQFFQDLSDRIEKEPLDGPIVRQLERGGRAVVKLDWREHITVPLQTDLRKFRSYKGGSVRDLLRAMRNKKHHYRELPAEVQETLGSIPDDFVSYFTSRFPHLLRHTYLAMHTCAHERSFLPYYSSSEQLSWIRTPYTHPGPKATPTLQTHTSQPEEPTPSNTVPSQPEMVSNTIPSTEPIQSVTVSDSTLIQSLSITTTPPQSVPTTSLPVQLVLPTSLPTSPTSLPIQPVLPTSSATSLPVQPVLPTSSPTSLPVQPVLPTSSPTSLPVQPVLPTSLPTSLPVQPVLPTSSATSLPVQPVLPTSPPPSSTLPDLPPQTVLPSEPPTPSETPLQIPSHLNHTYCQCHIQPHRTRSLPESRRGVVDECCTEERCLTSGHILGLCCSVLCW, encoded by the exons AAACTGCCTTTCACCatacctgagctggtccaggcgTCTCCCTGCCGCAGCTCTGACGGGATCATCTACATGG GTAAGAAACAGGACCTGTGGTATGTGGTGGACCTGTTGACAGGGGAGAAGCAGCAGACCCTCACTTCCTCCTTTGCTGAGATGCtgtgtccctcctcctccctgctctaCCTGGGACGCACCG AGTACACTATCACCATGTACGACACCAAGAGTAGACAGCTCCGCTGGAATGCCACCTACTTCGACTACGCCTCCACGCTGCCTGACGACGACACCAAATACA AGATGGCCCACTTTGTCTCCAATGGTGACGGACTGGTGGTGACAGTGGACAGTGAGTCGGGTGACGTCCAGTGGATCCAGAATTACAACTCCCCCGTGGTGGCCATGTACATATGGCAGCGCGAGGGCCTGTGCAAGGTGCCGCTCACCAACGTCGCTGTGGAAACGCTGCGCTACCTCACCTTCATGTCAGGCGAGGTGGGCCGCATCACGCAGTGGAAGTATCCCTTCCCCAAGGAGAAGAAGCCCAAGAACAAGCTCAT GGCCACACTCTACGTAGGCAAGTACTCCACCAGCCTGTACGCATCGCCCTCCCTGGTGCATGATGGGGTCACGGTCGTG CCCCGCGGCAGCACCTTCCCCATGCTGGAGGGTCCTAACAGCCAGGAGGTAACAATGGAGGAGGAGTGTGTGATCACCCCCAGGACCAGCGTCAAATTCAACTCTGCCCTGAGGGAACGCAACCGCATCAACTTCATGAGGAACCACCTGCTCCTCATAG GTCATCATGAGACGCCTCCTGATGCCCATAACGAGATCCTGGAGAAGTTCCCTGACAGTATCCCACGCCAGCAGGGCAATGTCATCCCCCCCACCACAGAGAAGACCCTAGAGGAG AAGGTGAATGAGAGTGACATGGGAGAAGGCCCCACTGTGGGCCCCAGCCCCCCGGTGGTCACCTCCATCCAGGAGCAGCCGGGGCGGACCACACCGGTGAGGGTGGAGGCCCCTGTGGACTCCATGCTTAAAGACATGGCCACCATCATTTTCAGCACCTTCCTCCTGGCTGGCTGGGTAGCCTTCATCATCATCTACCCCAAG agTGTTCACAAACAGCAGCAGCTGCAGCATGAACAGTTCCAGAGGCAGTTGGATGAGCGGCTGGATCTCCTGAGGAGACAGCCGTTCCCTCCCCCAGGGACCGACCTGCCCCTGCTGGCCCCGGACGCTGACTCAGACCACAGCAGCCCCAACGGCACCCCCAACATCACCCCACGTGCATCCAACCACTCCAACCTGTCTGTGCCCGAGCTGGGCAGCTCCGCCAATGAACACGAGGACGGAG ATGAGGACTCCAACATGGTCAGAATTGGAAAGATAACGTTCcgtcccaaaaatgttttgggacacgGTGCAGAGGGAACCATCGTGTATAA GGGTCAGTTTGACAACCGTGCCGTGGCAGTCAAGAGGATCCTCCCAGAATGCTTCAGCTTTGCTGACCGTGAGGTGGACCTGCTGCGCGAGTCGGACGAGCACCCCAACGTCATCCGCTACTTCTGTACAGAGAGGGACCGCCAGTTCCAGTACATCGCTATAGAGCTGTGTGCCGCCTCACTGCAAGAG TATGTGGAGAGACAGGATTTTGATCGGCATGGACTGGAGCCTGTGATGCTGCTGCAGCAGACCATGTCAGGACTGGCACACCTGCACTCCCTCAATATAG TGCACAGAGACCTGAAGCCCCACAACATCCTGGTGTCCATGCCCAACGCGCACGGCCGGGCGCGGGCCATGATCTCCGACTTTGGCCTGTGTAAGAAGCTGGCGGTGGGCCGACACAGCTTCAGCAGGAGGTCCGGGGTGCCCGGCACCGAGGGGTGGATCGCCCCAGAGGTCCTCAGTGAGGACAGCAAGGACAACCCT aCGTGCACGGTGGACATCTTCTCTGCAGGCTGTGTGTTCTACTATGTAGTGTCCTGGGGATGTCATCCCTTTGGCAAGTCCCTGCAGAGGCAAGCCAACATACTGCTGGGTGCCTACAGCCTGGACCAGCTACAGCCCCACAAACATG AGGACATTGTGGCCACAGACCTGATAGAACAGATGCTGAATATGGAGCCCCAGAGGAGGCCTTCTGCTGAGAGCGTGCTCAAACACCCCTTCTTCTGGAGCCTGGAGAAACAACTGCAGTTCTTCCAG GACTTGAGTGACAGGATAGAGAAGGAGCCGCTGGACGGACCAATCGTAAGGCAGTTGGAGCGAGGGGGGCGGGCCGTGGTGAAGCTGGACTGGAGGGAACACATCACAGTGCCTCTACAGACCG ATCTACGTAAATTCCGGTCGTATAAAGGAGGGTCTGTCAGAGATCTTCTCCgcgccatgagaaacaag AAGCACCATTACAGGGAGTTACCAGCAGAGGTCCAGGAGACTCTGGGCTCTATCCCTGATGACTTTGTCTCCTACTTCACCTCCCGCTTCCCCCACCTGCTGCGCCACACCTACCTGGCCATGCACACCTGTGCCCACGAGAGGTCATTCCTTCCCTACTACTCCAGCTCAGAGCAGCTCTCCTGGATACGGACTCCCTACACACACCCCGGGCCCAAGGCCACACCCACGCTGCAGACACACACGTCGCAGCCAGAGGAACCCACACCGTCAAATACAGTACCCTCACAGCCTGAGATGGTGTCAAACACAATTCCATCCACAGAACCCATACAGTCAGTGACCGTATCagactctacactcatacagtcACTGTCAATCACAACAACACCCCCACAGTCAGTGCCAACCACATCATTACCAGTCCAACTAGTACTGCCTACATCATTACCCACATCACCCAC ATCATTACCAATCCAACCAGTACTGCCTACATCATCAGCCACATCATTACCAGTCCAACCAGTACTGCCTACATCATCACCCACATCATTACCAGTCCAACCAGTACTGCCTACATCATCACCCACATCATTACCAGTCCAACCAGTACTGCCTACATCATTACCCACATCATTACCAGTCCAACCAGTACTGCCTACATCATCAGCCACATCATTACCAGTCCAACCAGTACTGCCTACATCACCCCCACCCTCATCCACACTGCCAGACCTGCCTCCACAGACAGTGTTGCCCTCAGAACCCCCCACACCATCAGAAACCCCCTTACAGATCCCGTCCCACCTGAACCACACATACTGCCAGTGCCACATCCAGCCACACCGGACACGGAGCCTGCCTGAGAGCCGACGAGGGGTGGTGGATGAGTGCTGCACAGAGGAGCGTTGCCTTACGAGTGGACACATACTGGGGCTCTGTTGCTCTGTCCTGTGCTGGTGA